Proteins encoded within one genomic window of Micromonospora halotolerans:
- a CDS encoding CGNR zinc finger domain-containing protein, producing MCPYGLFGRVRGRAKRDECGTAAPGARHRPRNCLATLLACPAPRCVRYFVKEHPRQAWCKPSCGNRARVSRHYQRHAANPSDDPSRPTSARSGPTW from the coding sequence ATGTGTCCGTACGGCCTCTTCGGGCGAGTTCGGGGCCGAGCCAAGCGTGATGAGTGCGGCACCGCCGCGCCTGGCGCCCGGCATCGACCTCGCAACTGCCTCGCCACCCTGCTTGCCTGCCCGGCGCCACGCTGCGTGCGTTACTTCGTCAAGGAACATCCGCGCCAGGCGTGGTGCAAGCCGTCCTGCGGCAACCGCGCCCGCGTGTCCCGGCACTACCAACGCCACGCGGCGAACCCGTCAGACGACCCCAGCCGACCCACCTCTGCGAGAAGCGGCCCGACCTGGTGA
- a CDS encoding carboxymuconolactone decarboxylase family protein — MDTRIQNVRLNAMSNEQLMALANAGAAAFGHTATLQVDRALAQLLRLRVAQINNCSYCLLVHHAAARTADIPPSKIETLTAWWETHLFTEEERAALAYAEVLTRAADATVNDRVQEAHDRVATHFTEDEILEIVAVVINMNIWTRLKLAEGAMPTTAPPV; from the coding sequence TTGGATACCAGGATCCAGAACGTCCGGCTGAACGCCATGTCAAACGAGCAACTCATGGCGCTGGCAAACGCCGGGGCCGCGGCTTTCGGCCATACCGCCACGCTCCAGGTGGACCGGGCCCTGGCCCAGCTTCTGCGGTTACGCGTCGCACAGATCAACAATTGCAGCTATTGCCTTCTGGTGCACCACGCCGCCGCCCGCACCGCCGACATCCCGCCGTCCAAGATCGAGACCCTCACAGCGTGGTGGGAGACGCACCTGTTCACCGAGGAGGAGCGAGCCGCGCTGGCCTACGCCGAGGTGTTGACCCGAGCCGCCGACGCCACCGTCAACGATCGGGTCCAGGAGGCACACGACAGGGTGGCTACGCACTTCACGGAGGACGAGATCCTGGAGATCGTGGCCGTTGTGATCAACATGAACATCTGGACGCGCCTCAAGCTCGCCGAGGGTGCCATGCCCACGACGGCGCCTCCCGTGTGA